The Conexivisphaerales archaeon genome contains a region encoding:
- a CDS encoding arginine deiminase family protein gives MGPRARARAEWERLRTVMVHTPGIEMRLGLLAPYASLYERAFSGSDAVLEHERLKYILEREFGVEVLTFRDSLLKATKSDDKKRKELINLAMNYISFRGSREEAVHAKEQLINNSDSYDDEHYFAILLLNPLIDLSKGKGARAVYVDITARQPLSNLYFMRDQQAITDKGIFVGRMSKPQRRRECTVTSFAWKAIGLNLLHETAEPGRFEGGDFMPMKDFALVGVGDRTNEEGVKQLLKYGVEFEEVAVVHQPRHPLMGQQDKMVSMHLDTYFNCISSGLVVGNELLLRNAQVEVYERTEKGNYKRKKEPSIRNLFDYIKSKKFDIIRINTLEQMCYASNFLCIRENVILAVETDRIVKKVLANLKAIAQRNPAKYGRLLSQAEKDYSDLKSSGGFFPHKKEIYEYGVDAYPITLTNLTGGYGGAHCMTCNLVRG, from the coding sequence ATGGGCCCCAGAGCAAGAGCTAGGGCTGAATGGGAAAGGCTGAGGACAGTCATGGTGCATACACCAGGGATAGAAATGAGGCTGGGTCTGCTGGCACCATATGCATCACTTTACGAGAGAGCATTCAGCGGAAGTGATGCTGTGCTTGAACACGAAAGGTTGAAGTATATTTTGGAGAGAGAATTCGGTGTCGAAGTTCTTACCTTCAGGGACTCTCTGCTGAAGGCAACAAAATCTGACGATAAAAAGAGAAAAGAGCTGATAAACCTTGCAATGAACTACATATCGTTCAGGGGAAGCAGAGAGGAGGCTGTTCATGCAAAGGAACAGCTGATTAACAATTCTGACTCCTATGACGATGAACATTACTTCGCCATACTTCTCCTAAACCCTCTTATCGACCTCTCGAAGGGCAAAGGGGCGAGGGCTGTATACGTCGATATAACTGCCAGGCAGCCTCTTTCAAACCTCTACTTCATGAGGGACCAGCAGGCCATAACGGATAAAGGTATATTTGTGGGAAGAATGTCAAAGCCGCAAAGAAGAAGGGAATGTACGGTCACATCGTTTGCCTGGAAAGCGATCGGTCTTAACCTTCTGCATGAAACAGCTGAACCTGGCAGGTTCGAAGGAGGGGACTTCATGCCGATGAAGGATTTTGCCCTTGTGGGGGTTGGCGACAGAACAAACGAGGAAGGTGTAAAGCAGCTTCTGAAGTACGGAGTGGAGTTTGAAGAAGTGGCAGTTGTGCACCAGCCAAGGCATCCTCTTATGGGTCAGCAGGACAAGATGGTGAGTATGCACCTTGATACTTATTTCAACTGCATATCTTCAGGCCTCGTGGTTGGGAATGAGCTTTTGCTGAGAAACGCGCAGGTTGAGGTGTATGAAAGGACAGAGAAGGGAAACTACAAAAGGAAAAAGGAGCCGAGCATCAGGAACCTCTTTGATTACATAAAATCCAAGAAATTCGATATAATAAGGATAAACACACTTGAGCAGATGTGCTATGCATCTAACTTTCTTTGCATAAGGGAGAACGTCATTCTGGCTGTGGAGACTGACAGGATAGTCAAGAAGGTGCTGGCCAACCTGAAGGCCATAGCCCAGAGGAACCCTGCAAAGTATGGAAGGCTGCTGAGTCAGGCAGAAAAGGACTATTCGGACCTGAAGAGTTCGGGAGGATTCTTTCCTCACAAGAAGGAGATCTACGAATATGGTGTCGACGCTTACCCCATTACACTGACAAACCTGACCGGAGGATATGGAGGAGCTCACTGCATGACTTGCAATCTGGTCAGGGGGTGA
- the gndA gene encoding NADP-dependent phosphogluconate dehydrogenase produces the protein MSSDLGIIGLGTMGANLALNFNSKGFKVAVYNRTASVTDEFISKNRRDGLKGFKQLSEFCSDLSTPRVILIMVTAGKPVDAVIDSLLPYLSDKDIVIDAGNSYFKDTQRRYRQLKEKAVKFAGIGVSGGEEGALKGPSIMAGCDTDAWQEISYMLSSIAARDFEGSPCAARLGSDGAGHFVKTIHNGIEYVILQLIAESYMLLKSSGMDNLAISDYFARINSGLLRSYLLGIASDVLKKKEDGKYLVDLILDKAEQKGTGIWAAQSALELGVPAYSIAVAPMVRSMSSLKEQRVLASSKLRRETEKIEVDASQLTSAILAAEVAAYSEGFSIISSASKEYSWMTELAEVARVWQGGCIIRSELLRPIRKALKSEPEMNILLDNHIFKVLNEALPSLRQIVSIAASASLPLPAFSATLQYLETYFTDPLPTNIVQALRDYFGAHGYRRTDREGSFHTDWRS, from the coding sequence TTGAGCTCTGACCTAGGGATAATAGGATTAGGCACTATGGGAGCTAACCTCGCTCTCAACTTCAATTCAAAGGGGTTCAAGGTTGCTGTTTACAACAGAACCGCTTCCGTGACAGATGAATTCATTTCAAAGAACAGAAGAGATGGGCTGAAGGGTTTCAAACAGCTTTCGGAATTCTGCTCTGACCTTTCAACCCCTAGGGTCATACTGATAATGGTCACTGCAGGAAAGCCTGTAGATGCAGTGATAGATTCGCTTCTTCCATATTTATCGGATAAAGATATAGTCATAGATGCAGGCAATTCTTACTTCAAAGACACGCAGAGAAGGTACAGGCAGCTGAAGGAAAAAGCTGTCAAGTTCGCAGGAATCGGGGTTTCTGGCGGAGAAGAAGGAGCACTTAAAGGCCCGAGCATCATGGCTGGCTGTGACACAGATGCCTGGCAAGAGATAAGCTACATGCTGAGCAGCATAGCTGCAAGGGATTTTGAGGGTTCTCCATGCGCTGCCAGACTCGGTTCTGATGGGGCTGGCCACTTTGTCAAAACAATACACAACGGGATAGAGTATGTGATACTGCAGCTGATAGCTGAATCATACATGCTTCTAAAATCCTCAGGAATGGACAACCTTGCCATCTCAGATTACTTTGCTCGCATTAACAGCGGCCTTCTTCGCTCTTACCTGCTCGGGATAGCCTCAGATGTTCTGAAGAAGAAGGAAGATGGTAAATACCTTGTGGACCTGATACTAGACAAAGCTGAGCAGAAGGGAACAGGGATATGGGCAGCTCAATCTGCGCTCGAGCTGGGTGTACCAGCTTACAGCATAGCTGTTGCACCTATGGTCAGAAGCATGTCCAGCCTGAAGGAGCAGAGGGTCCTTGCTTCTTCAAAGTTGAGAAGGGAAACAGAAAAGATAGAGGTTGATGCCAGTCAGCTTACTTCAGCCATACTCGCAGCTGAGGTTGCTGCATACTCAGAGGGCTTCAGCATAATTTCTTCAGCATCCAAGGAATACAGCTGGATGACAGAGCTGGCAGAGGTGGCAAGAGTATGGCAGGGTGGCTGCATAATAAGGTCTGAGCTCCTCAGACCGATAAGAAAAGCTTTGAAGTCAGAGCCAGAAATGAACATACTTCTTGACAACCACATCTTCAAAGTCCTAAACGAGGCTCTACCATCCCTCAGGCAGATAGTTTCTATTGCAGCATCAGCCTCTTTGCCTTTACCCGCATTCTCAGCGACCCTACAATATTTGGAGACATACTTCACAGACCCCCTGCCTACAAACATAGTTCAGGCGCTTCGAGATTATTTTGGTGCGCATGGCTACAGGCGAACAGACAGGGAAGGCAGTTTCCATACAGACTGGAGGAGCTGA
- a CDS encoding GTP-binding protein: MLKSRLPVIAVCATRTGAGKSTVSRAVAAALKELGKRVSIIRHPMPYGNLKLEVVQRFASFEDMDRNQCTIEEREEYEPHIEMGNVVFAGVDYERILRAAENEADIILWDGGNNDFPFYWPDLLIVVADPHRAGHEISYHPGEMNLRMADVVVINKVDTAMPDKVREVRENIKKLNPDAEIIEAASDFYVSDESLIKGKRVLVVEDGPTVTHGEMKEGIGAISAKKFGASELIDPRPFAKGSIKEVYERYPSLGPVLPAMGYSREQMLDLEHTINSIDCDTIVLGTPVNLARIISISKPTVRVRYEIHERSGTKLKEIISDFLRTKPMS; the protein is encoded by the coding sequence TATGCTAAAATCAAGGCTACCTGTAATTGCTGTCTGTGCGACAAGGACAGGAGCGGGGAAGAGCACAGTCTCAAGAGCAGTTGCTGCAGCGCTGAAGGAGCTGGGTAAAAGAGTGTCTATAATAAGGCACCCCATGCCTTACGGAAATCTCAAACTGGAGGTTGTACAAAGATTTGCATCGTTTGAGGATATGGACAGAAATCAATGCACGATCGAAGAAAGGGAGGAATACGAGCCTCATATAGAGATGGGCAACGTAGTATTTGCTGGTGTCGATTACGAAAGGATTCTGAGGGCTGCAGAGAACGAGGCAGATATAATACTCTGGGATGGGGGTAATAACGATTTCCCCTTTTACTGGCCTGACCTCCTGATCGTGGTTGCAGACCCTCACAGGGCTGGTCACGAAATTTCCTACCATCCTGGTGAGATGAACCTGAGAATGGCTGACGTGGTTGTGATAAACAAGGTTGACACAGCCATGCCTGATAAGGTCAGGGAAGTTAGGGAGAACATTAAGAAACTGAATCCAGATGCTGAGATAATAGAAGCGGCCTCTGACTTCTATGTCAGTGATGAATCTCTAATCAAAGGAAAGAGGGTGCTGGTGGTGGAAGATGGCCCCACAGTGACACATGGGGAGATGAAGGAAGGGATAGGAGCCATTTCTGCCAAAAAGTTCGGAGCGTCTGAGCTGATAGACCCAAGACCTTTTGCAAAGGGCTCGATAAAGGAAGTGTACGAAAGATACCCGTCGCTCGGTCCCGTACTTCCAGCCATGGGTTACAGCAGGGAGCAGATGCTGGACCTTGAGCATACGATAAACAGCATTGACTGTGATACCATAGTCCTTGGAACACCTGTAAACCTTGCCAGGATAATAAGCATAAGTAAGCCTACAGTCAGGGTCAGGTATGAGATTCACGAAAGAAGCGGTACAAAGTTGAAAGAGATAATTTCCGATTTTCTAAGAACCAAGCCGATGAGTTGA
- a CDS encoding xanthine dehydrogenase family protein molybdopterin-binding subunit, which produces MEAVAVAKREEMLVGKALKRAEDVKFITGKGHFIDDIQVKDCLWAAFVRSPHPHAKIISIKTERALSLPGVVAVLTAEDMNGKVGLMPTLRDDKRAKPTTRTVLAEEFVRYEGEPVAVVLASDRYTAEDAKELVDVEYQPLEAVTDPEKALQKGSPLANEEVADNIGYQYGFETPGFQKAFSNAERIVKIKVLNQRVAPSPLEGRGVVAVYDEGQDLLTVYLTTQDPFESRRALAEVLKRPAPSIRIIAPDIGGAFGSKISIYPEEAAVSFAAIQLKKPVRWSESRRENLLTTTHGRGQVQYAEAALDKEGRIVALNVRIISDTGAYVTDGSVYTPRITPQMVPGVYDIKEMKAELICAMTNKVPQDAYRGAGRPEATYLIERLVNRISRELKVDPVEVRMKNFIPSNRFPYRNASGRLTYDSGNYAENLLRALKLSDYYELKKEKERLRREGRLIGIGMATYVEVCAFSPDYPQTASVTVTPEGKVIINSGTTPHGQGHATPFAQIVSDVLGVDLNDVYFNFGDTASLPYATITAGSRSAAIGGSAVLLASQRIRSKMNRIAAKILGTDEKEELQFSDGWIFSKIEKDKRISFAEVAQAAYTPSQLPEGMEPTLYEYVAYAPKSNAFPFGTHIAAVEVDPESFSVKLLKYFAVDDIGRVLNPLIAEGQVHGGVAQGAGQALLEAMAYDENGSCLTSSYMDYLLPDSTLLPEIVWERTETGTDANLLGLKGVGETGAIAATPAVANAVEDALSDMIGDKDVQSMPLLPSYLWGIGKADG; this is translated from the coding sequence ATGGAAGCAGTTGCGGTAGCCAAAAGGGAAGAAATGCTGGTGGGAAAAGCACTAAAAAGAGCAGAGGACGTAAAATTCATAACAGGGAAGGGCCACTTTATCGACGATATACAGGTAAAGGATTGCCTCTGGGCAGCGTTTGTCAGGAGCCCCCATCCACATGCCAAAATTATTTCGATTAAGACGGAAAGGGCTCTTTCTTTGCCTGGTGTGGTAGCTGTTCTGACCGCAGAGGACATGAACGGTAAAGTGGGTCTTATGCCTACGCTAAGGGATGACAAAAGGGCAAAACCTACCACAAGGACTGTGCTTGCAGAAGAGTTCGTCAGGTATGAAGGAGAACCAGTTGCTGTCGTTCTAGCTTCTGACAGATATACTGCTGAAGATGCGAAAGAGTTGGTAGATGTAGAATACCAACCGCTTGAAGCTGTTACAGACCCGGAAAAAGCTCTACAGAAGGGTTCTCCTTTAGCTAACGAAGAGGTGGCAGACAACATAGGCTACCAGTATGGGTTTGAGACCCCCGGCTTCCAGAAGGCATTCTCAAACGCAGAAAGGATTGTTAAAATAAAGGTGCTCAACCAGAGGGTCGCTCCCTCGCCTTTGGAGGGTAGAGGAGTCGTTGCTGTATACGATGAAGGGCAGGATTTGCTTACAGTATACCTCACAACCCAGGACCCGTTCGAGTCAAGAAGGGCTCTTGCTGAAGTGCTCAAGCGGCCTGCTCCTTCCATACGCATTATAGCTCCAGACATAGGTGGAGCGTTCGGGTCCAAGATCTCCATCTATCCTGAGGAAGCTGCAGTATCTTTTGCTGCAATTCAGCTTAAGAAGCCTGTAAGATGGTCTGAGTCGAGAAGGGAGAATCTTCTGACGACTACACATGGTAGAGGGCAGGTTCAGTACGCAGAAGCAGCTCTGGACAAGGAAGGTAGAATAGTAGCTCTCAACGTCAGAATAATATCAGATACAGGCGCATATGTGACTGATGGCTCAGTCTATACCCCAAGGATTACTCCTCAGATGGTGCCCGGTGTGTATGACATAAAGGAGATGAAGGCGGAGCTGATATGCGCCATGACCAATAAGGTACCTCAGGATGCCTACAGAGGAGCAGGGAGGCCTGAGGCTACCTACCTCATCGAAAGGCTTGTCAACAGAATAAGCAGAGAGTTAAAGGTCGACCCAGTTGAAGTGAGGATGAAGAACTTCATACCATCCAACAGGTTTCCTTACAGAAATGCCAGCGGCAGATTGACCTATGATTCGGGAAACTATGCAGAGAACCTGCTCAGAGCCCTCAAACTTTCTGACTATTATGAACTCAAGAAAGAGAAGGAGAGACTCAGACGAGAGGGAAGGTTGATAGGAATAGGGATGGCCACATACGTGGAGGTATGTGCATTCAGCCCTGATTATCCGCAAACCGCTTCTGTGACAGTCACACCCGAAGGGAAGGTGATAATCAATTCAGGTACAACGCCTCATGGTCAAGGTCATGCCACCCCCTTCGCGCAGATAGTTAGCGATGTACTTGGGGTTGACTTGAATGATGTATATTTCAACTTCGGAGATACTGCCTCACTTCCGTATGCAACGATAACGGCTGGAAGCAGGTCTGCTGCAATCGGAGGTAGTGCTGTCCTGCTGGCCTCTCAGAGGATCAGAAGCAAGATGAACAGGATAGCTGCTAAGATTCTGGGTACAGATGAAAAAGAAGAGCTGCAATTTTCAGATGGCTGGATATTCAGCAAGATTGAGAAGGACAAGAGGATTTCGTTTGCTGAGGTCGCACAGGCTGCGTACACACCTTCCCAGCTGCCTGAAGGGATGGAGCCAACACTTTACGAATATGTGGCTTACGCACCGAAATCCAACGCCTTCCCGTTCGGAACCCATATAGCGGCTGTGGAGGTTGACCCTGAATCCTTTTCAGTAAAATTGCTGAAATACTTTGCAGTCGATGACATTGGAAGGGTTCTCAATCCGCTTATAGCAGAGGGGCAGGTTCACGGAGGTGTGGCACAGGGTGCAGGCCAAGCTTTGCTTGAAGCGATGGCTTACGACGAAAATGGCAGCTGTCTCACTTCCTCCTATATGGACTATCTGTTGCCAGATTCAACCCTTCTGCCAGAGATAGTGTGGGAAAGAACTGAGACTGGTACTGATGCAAATCTGCTGGGGCTGAAGGGAGTCGGAGAAACAGGAGCTATAGCAGCAACACCTGCAGTTGCTAACGCCGTGGAAGATGCGCTATCAGACATGATAGGTGACAAAGATGTACAGTCAATGCCTCTTCTGCCTTCTTATTTATGGGGTATTGGCAAAGCTGATGGCTGA
- a CDS encoding purine-nucleoside phosphorylase translates to MAEPQHIKAKSGEIAKKVVVSGDPARVKQLSEMLDDRRLVNENRGFLTYTGLYKGERLTVACHGVGAPSAAVVIEELIMLGAKAIVRLGSCGGLLKQMKIGDAVIATGAAYMGGTLHQYLKGEHISPVPDFELTRNLVDTAKELRISHFVGPVFSSDAFHAEDPNFVEKWTSRGYVAVEMECATLFGLSMLRKVKSASLLLVSDNLAEMQPMVDAEALKKHVELASKVVFNSLLNYQL, encoded by the coding sequence ATGGCAGAGCCTCAACATATAAAGGCCAAATCAGGAGAAATAGCAAAGAAGGTTGTTGTTTCAGGAGACCCGGCAAGAGTAAAGCAGCTCTCAGAGATGCTCGACGACAGGAGGCTTGTTAACGAGAACAGGGGCTTCCTGACGTATACAGGGCTGTACAAAGGGGAAAGGCTGACAGTCGCATGCCATGGCGTGGGAGCTCCTTCAGCGGCTGTAGTGATAGAGGAGCTGATAATGCTAGGAGCCAAAGCGATAGTCAGGCTTGGAAGCTGTGGTGGATTGCTGAAGCAGATGAAGATTGGAGATGCTGTTATAGCAACTGGAGCAGCGTACATGGGAGGTACGCTTCATCAATACCTGAAGGGTGAGCATATCTCTCCAGTTCCAGACTTTGAACTTACTCGCAACCTTGTTGACACGGCAAAGGAGCTAAGGATAAGTCATTTTGTAGGACCTGTTTTCTCAAGTGATGCATTCCATGCAGAGGACCCAAACTTTGTAGAGAAATGGACCAGCAGAGGCTACGTAGCAGTTGAAATGGAATGCGCGACTCTCTTTGGCCTGTCGATGCTGAGAAAGGTAAAGTCGGCATCCCTGCTTCTTGTAAGTGACAACCTGGCTGAGATGCAGCCCATGGTCGATGCAGAAGCACTCAAAAAGCATGTTGAGCTTGCAAGCAAGGTTGTCTTCAATTCCCTGCTGAACTACCAGCTTTAG
- a CDS encoding thiamine pyrophosphate-dependent enzyme encodes MLKIDRIRSFSEEQLGLHKETDIETLLYKRIDEEGSVIGEEPSLQEEQLKEMYRLMVYARLLDEQMTRLSTFREIGTYAPFRGQEAAQIGYSMAMEANDWLVPMYRDTGALVARGMPAEQLFLYWAGDERGMAIPEGLKILPIAIAVGTQVPQAAGLALANKLRKTGSVVITTTGDGGTSKGDFHEGLNMAGSYSLPLVTIVENNQYAISMPRSQQTASKTIAQKAVAYGIEGLLVDGNDAVAVYEATRYAVEKAREGEGPTLIELYTYRMGVHTTAELVSHKLQPQEELAKWEKKDPILRLEKYLLSRRIINSESVQEVRDEAASRVKQAVETFRKIEPPDPKDIFRYTYARMTKDQALQMKEAFGSSDEPYQQIQEESASSSKTRQGVNIRNAINMALRQEMELNERIVIFGEDVGRNGGVFQVTKGLQDDFGMDRVFDTPLAELGIAGLFLGLSVGGLIPVAEFQFDGFTPPAYDQIFNNIARFRNRSRGRYNVRGVIRFPYGGGLHAPELHLDSPETYFVHTPGLKVVIPSNPYDAKGLLASSLAEEDPVIFMEPKRFYDTPRIDVPEERYLIPLGKSKLVRKGEDVTLVTYGAMLYSTMEAADAMSKEGRSCDVIDLRTLSPLDFDAIRASVEKTGRLVIVHEAPKNLGMGAEIAARIADESLLYLKAPVKRVTGYDVVNPLSRLQKYYIPDSERILKAVRQTLEF; translated from the coding sequence TTGCTCAAAATAGATAGGATAAGGTCGTTTTCTGAAGAGCAGCTCGGTCTTCACAAAGAAACTGATATCGAAACACTTCTGTACAAAAGGATAGATGAAGAGGGGAGCGTAATAGGCGAAGAGCCAAGTCTTCAGGAAGAGCAGCTCAAAGAGATGTACAGACTGATGGTCTATGCAAGACTCCTCGATGAACAGATGACCAGGCTATCAACTTTCAGAGAGATCGGTACATATGCTCCGTTCAGGGGGCAGGAGGCTGCTCAGATAGGATACAGCATGGCCATGGAAGCAAACGACTGGTTAGTGCCTATGTACAGGGATACAGGTGCTCTGGTTGCAAGAGGTATGCCTGCTGAGCAGCTATTTCTTTACTGGGCTGGAGACGAAAGGGGAATGGCAATACCTGAAGGGCTGAAGATACTTCCGATAGCCATAGCTGTTGGGACTCAGGTCCCGCAGGCTGCAGGTTTGGCCCTGGCAAACAAGCTGAGGAAGACAGGCTCTGTAGTAATAACCACTACAGGTGACGGGGGGACTTCTAAGGGAGATTTTCATGAGGGTCTTAACATGGCTGGAAGCTATTCGTTACCTCTTGTCACGATTGTTGAGAACAACCAGTATGCAATATCCATGCCCAGGTCCCAGCAGACAGCATCAAAGACGATTGCTCAGAAGGCTGTCGCATACGGTATAGAAGGACTGCTCGTAGATGGAAACGATGCTGTAGCTGTATACGAAGCCACAAGATACGCTGTGGAAAAGGCAAGGGAGGGAGAGGGCCCTACGCTCATCGAGCTCTACACCTACAGAATGGGTGTTCACACGACTGCAGAGCTGGTTTCACACAAGCTTCAGCCTCAGGAAGAGCTAGCAAAGTGGGAGAAGAAGGACCCTATACTTAGGCTCGAGAAATACCTGCTCAGCAGAAGGATTATCAATAGTGAATCAGTTCAGGAGGTGAGGGACGAAGCAGCCTCAAGGGTGAAGCAGGCTGTTGAGACATTCAGAAAGATAGAACCTCCAGACCCAAAGGATATCTTCAGGTACACATATGCAAGGATGACAAAGGATCAAGCACTTCAGATGAAGGAAGCCTTCGGTAGCTCCGATGAGCCTTACCAACAAATTCAGGAAGAATCTGCAAGCTCTTCGAAGACCAGACAGGGTGTGAACATCAGAAATGCGATAAACATGGCTCTGAGGCAGGAGATGGAGCTGAACGAAAGGATTGTTATCTTCGGAGAGGATGTAGGAAGGAACGGTGGGGTCTTTCAGGTTACCAAGGGACTTCAGGACGACTTCGGGATGGACAGAGTCTTCGACACACCTCTTGCAGAGCTTGGAATTGCAGGTCTGTTTCTGGGGCTCTCTGTTGGAGGGCTAATCCCTGTTGCTGAATTTCAGTTCGACGGTTTCACCCCTCCGGCATACGACCAGATCTTCAACAACATAGCGAGGTTCAGAAACAGAAGCAGGGGGAGATACAATGTCAGAGGAGTGATAAGGTTTCCATATGGAGGAGGCCTTCATGCCCCAGAGCTGCATCTCGACTCTCCTGAAACCTACTTTGTACACACGCCCGGTCTGAAGGTTGTAATACCATCGAACCCCTATGATGCCAAAGGCCTGCTTGCTTCCTCTCTTGCAGAGGAAGACCCGGTTATATTCATGGAGCCAAAGAGGTTCTACGATACCCCAAGAATAGACGTCCCAGAAGAAAGGTATCTCATACCTCTTGGCAAGTCAAAATTAGTCAGGAAGGGGGAGGATGTGACACTTGTAACATACGGAGCCATGCTCTATTCCACGATGGAGGCTGCTGATGCAATGTCAAAGGAGGGAAGGAGCTGTGATGTCATAGACCTTCGAACTCTCTCTCCTTTGGACTTTGACGCAATTAGGGCATCTGTGGAGAAGACTGGAAGACTTGTGATAGTTCACGAGGCGCCAAAGAACCTAGGCATGGGAGCTGAAATCGCCGCAAGAATAGCCGATGAATCTTTGCTGTACCTGAAGGCGCCTGTCAAGAGAGTTACCGGCTACGACGTAGTAAACCCACTTTCCCGTCTTCAGAAATACTACATACCTGACTCTGAAAGGATTCTCAAGGCTGTAAGGCAGACTCTTGAATTCTAG
- a CDS encoding Gfo/Idh/MocA family oxidoreductase: MTYLLAASGLGHWVRRLQATLEERGNQIKLYKAAGTRSYEARREELERYGIPRERYFSLAPESALPDEFFEGVDIVYIASPNSFHKSQTEQSIRKKKVTVTEKALAVNRSDFEEITSLIRREARDRVTVGLHYLTKALTTELGRRLDSLTASYGKIRSVSATFFEETREEDARREWLFKPENGGIAMDWIHPISIISHTMKAERMVLQQGRGYILQPMYDKVYPTGFLARYKVTGEYFADGSEAVIRVGKGLNIAHKVMRLQLEEAMIDLIYISTDEELTTGSRGEMKIAEKGGEVVMVRPSGPLSYEPMLDDMLRMVRGQPPSLSVDDIVRIYDPEWQLQDAIAVNEVVKDRAEIEHFVSEGLSHRV; this comes from the coding sequence TTGACCTATCTGCTTGCAGCTTCAGGCTTGGGGCATTGGGTGAGGCGACTTCAGGCTACTCTCGAAGAAAGGGGTAATCAGATAAAGCTGTACAAGGCAGCTGGAACGAGAAGCTACGAGGCAAGGAGGGAGGAGCTTGAAAGATACGGCATCCCTAGGGAAAGGTACTTCAGCCTTGCTCCAGAATCTGCCTTGCCAGATGAATTTTTTGAAGGTGTGGATATAGTTTACATAGCTTCGCCAAACAGCTTTCACAAGAGTCAGACTGAGCAATCGATCAGGAAGAAAAAGGTTACTGTAACTGAAAAGGCGTTGGCAGTTAACAGAAGTGATTTCGAAGAAATTACATCACTCATCCGGAGAGAAGCAAGGGACAGAGTGACAGTTGGACTCCACTATTTGACTAAAGCATTGACAACAGAGCTAGGAAGAAGGCTTGATTCGTTGACTGCTAGCTACGGCAAAATACGATCTGTCAGTGCAACATTCTTCGAGGAGACAAGAGAGGAGGACGCAAGAAGGGAATGGCTCTTCAAGCCGGAGAATGGAGGAATTGCGATGGACTGGATACACCCTATCTCGATAATCAGCCACACGATGAAAGCTGAAAGGATGGTTCTTCAGCAAGGAAGAGGCTATATACTGCAGCCAATGTACGATAAGGTGTATCCTACAGGTTTCTTGGCCAGATACAAGGTTACAGGGGAATACTTTGCTGACGGAAGTGAAGCTGTAATCAGGGTTGGCAAAGGCCTAAACATAGCACATAAGGTAATGAGGCTTCAGCTAGAAGAAGCTATGATCGACCTGATCTACATAAGCACAGATGAGGAGCTTACAACGGGCAGCAGGGGTGAAATGAAGATAGCAGAAAAGGGAGGAGAGGTGGTGATGGTGCGCCCGAGCGGCCCCCTATCATACGAGCCTATGCTCGACGATATGCTGAGGATGGTCAGAGGGCAACCCCCTTCTTTAAGCGTAGATGATATAGTCAGGATCTATGACCCCGAATGGCAGCTTCAGGATGCAATAGCTGTCAACGAAGTAGTAAAAGACAGGGCTGAAATAGAGCATTTTGTGAGCGAAGGCCTTTCACACAGAGTCTGA
- a CDS encoding aldo/keto reductase, whose protein sequence is MEYRQFARTGEKVSVIGMGTYYDPLWIATAAILRYRRHKDRSIKAIQTGLEAGINFIDTAEIYHTEEMVGEAIKNAKRDELFIATKVSYPYHYSYEGILKACEGSLRRLGTSYIDLYQFHMPFRLSRIRDMMRAMEKLIDSGKIRYIGVSNFSLEQMKLAMEAASKHEIVSNQVNYSLANRQIEGSLLPFCERERIAIVAYYPLGHGKLARESNLLKTFKEMYPEKTYAQIALNWLISRSDVVFPIPRASNPAHVSEDCGAAGWRMNVGSYPMER, encoded by the coding sequence ATGGAATACAGACAGTTTGCAAGGACTGGTGAAAAGGTTTCTGTAATAGGTATGGGAACATACTACGACCCTCTCTGGATAGCAACTGCAGCTATCCTGCGTTACAGAAGACATAAGGATAGGTCAATCAAAGCAATACAAACTGGCCTGGAAGCCGGTATAAATTTCATAGATACCGCAGAAATTTACCACACTGAGGAGATGGTAGGAGAGGCAATAAAGAATGCGAAGAGGGATGAACTCTTCATAGCTACAAAGGTGTCATATCCTTATCACTATTCTTATGAGGGAATTCTGAAGGCATGCGAAGGAAGCCTCAGAAGGCTTGGTACAAGCTATATAGACCTATACCAGTTTCACATGCCTTTCAGGCTGTCAAGGATAAGGGATATGATGAGGGCCATGGAAAAGCTAATTGATTCTGGCAAAATCAGGTACATAGGTGTCAGCAATTTCAGTCTTGAACAGATGAAACTAGCTATGGAGGCAGCAAGCAAGCATGAGATAGTATCAAATCAGGTGAACTACAGTCTAGCCAACAGGCAGATAGAAGGCAGCCTGCTTCCATTTTGTGAAAGAGAAAGGATAGCAATCGTGGCTTATTATCCTCTAGGGCACGGTAAGCTGGCAAGAGAATCAAACCTGCTTAAAACCTTCAAGGAGATGTATCCTGAAAAGACATATGCTCAGATCGCACTTAACTGGTTGATAAGCAGAAGCGATGTTGTATTCCCTATCCCGAGAGCATCAAACCCGGCACATGTATCCGAGGATTGCGGTGCGGCAGGCTGGAGGATGAATGTGGGTTCATATCCTATGGAAAGGTAA